The following DNA comes from Miscanthus floridulus cultivar M001 chromosome 5, ASM1932011v1, whole genome shotgun sequence.
GATCTGTACCTCTTCAGCAACAACTTCTCTGGCGAGATACCAGCAAGCATCGGCCAGTTGCCGTCACTGTCAATATTCAAGCTTGCCAATAACAGGTTTACTGGCACGCTCCCGCCGGACCTTGGAAAGTACTCAGGCTTGACCATTGTAGAGGTTGATTACAATGAGCTCACCGGTGCTATCCCTGAAGGGCTGTGCGCCGGAGGCCAGTTCCGGTACCTCACCGCCATGAGCAACCAGTTGAACAGCTCCATCCCTGCAGGCCTCGCAAATTGTACAGCTCTGAAAACGCTGGCTCTAGACAATAACCAGCTCTCCGGCGACGTGCCAGAGGCTCTGTGGACGGCGCCAAAGCTTAATTTCGTCACACTACGGAGTAACCAGCTCTCTGGGAGTCTTCCGGTCACCATGCCCAGCAACCTTACAACGTTAGCCATGGAGAACAACAAATTCCGTGGCAGCATTCCGGCTACTGCAGTTGCGCTCAAGAAATTCACGGCCGAGAACAACCAGTTCTCCGGTCCAATACCGGCCAGTATTGGTGACGGGATGCCGCAGCTCCTGACACTGGACCTGTCCGGTAACAAGCTCTCCGGCGATATCCCGAGGAGCGTTACTAAGCTCAGCCAGCTGACGCAGATGAACATGAGCAGGAACCAGCTCACCGGGGAGATACCGGCAGAGCTGGGCGCCATGCCGGTGCTCAGCGTCCTTGACCTGTCGTCCAACGAGCTCTCCGGTGCCATACCGCCGGCGCTTGGGAAGCTGCAGCTCACCTCCCTCAACCTGTCCTCCAACCAGCTTAGTGGCCAGGTGCCGGCCGCCCTTGCCATCGCGGCCTACGACAGCAGCTTCCTCGACAACCCCGGCCTCTGCACCGCCGTTGCGGGACCCGGGtacctcgccggcgtgcgctcCTGCGCCGCGGGGTCACAAGACGGAGGTTCTTCCGGAGGCGTCTCGCATGCGCTCCGCACGGGCCTCCTCGTCGCTGGCGCCGCGCTCCTCCTCATCGCCGCGGCCTTCGCCTTCTTCGTGGTCCGCGACATCAGGAAACGGCGCCGCGTCGCGGAGCGGGGCGACTGGAAGATGACGCCTTTCGTCGTGGATCTTGGTTTCGGGGAGGAGTCCATACTCCGGGGGCTGACGGAGGGGAACATCATCGGCCGCGGCGGGTCCGGCCGCGTGTACCGTGTCATCTACACCAACCGGCTCAACGGGAGCGCTGGCGCGGTGGCCGTGAAGCAGATACGGACCGCCGGGAAACTGGACGGGAAGCTGGAGCGCGAGTTCGAGTCGGAGGCTATCATCCTCGGCAACTTGCGGCACAACAACATCGTCAGGCTGCTGTGTTGCCTCTCCGGCGCCGAGTCCAAGCTCCTCGTGTACGACTACATGGAGAACGGGAGCCTGGACAAGTGGCTCCACGGAGACGCTCTCGACGCCGGCGGGCACCCAATGGCGAGGGCGCGGTCCGCACGGCGTGCACCGCTGGACTGGCTGACCAGGCTCAAGGTGGCCGTCGGCGCCGCGCAGGGGCTGTGTTACATGCACCACGAATGCGTGCCGCCCATCGTTCACCGCGACGTCAAGACGAGCAACATCCTGCTGGACTCGGAATTCCGGGCCAAGGTCGCCGACTTCGGGCTGGCCAGGATGCTGGTGCAGGCCGGGGCGCCAGAAACGATGTCCGCCGTGGCCGGCTCGTTCGGTTACATGGCTCCCGGTAAGGATCCTCATCCGTGCTTGTTTCTTAACGGTGGATCTCTGTCAGATTTTTTTCTAGATTCTGCTGCATAACTGCGGAATAACCACTGTAGCAAATGTCCCATGTTCTTGTACTGCCGGACCTTAGATTGGAATGCTTATCTGCAGAGTGTGCTTACACAAAGAAGGTGAATGAGAAGGTAGACGTCTACAGCTTCGGCGTCGTGCTCCTGGAGCTCACCACCGGCAAGGAGCCCAACGACGGCGGCGAGCACGGCAGCCTGGCGGGATGGGCACGGCACCACTACCTGTCTGGAGGGAGCATCCCCGATGCCACAGACAAGAGCATAAGATACGCCGGGTACTCCGACGAGATCGAGGTTGTTTTCAGGCTAGGCGTGCTCTGCACCGGAGAGATGCCGTCGTCGCGGCCAACCATGGACGACGTGCTGCAGATCTTACTCAAGTGCAGCGAGCAGACGCACGAGAAGAGCAAAACGGAGCGTGTCCCTGAGTACGAGGAGGATCCACTCCTGCTGCCACAGCGCGGTAGTCGCCGGAAACAGCTCTCCAACGGCACGGGGATTGACATCGAATCGAAGAGCGACTTCGACAGCATTGTCTGAAGAAAGGAACCGACCACCGCACATACCAGTGGACAGCGTTAATGAATACTTATAGTGATGCTTCATACTACATTTCAGTAGAGTACAGCAGGGAAATCATGCTTTCAAACTTGTCACCAGATGTTGACTCTAAATTTGTGTTTTGACACTGTAAATTTGTTGCAAGTGACGCACACATTAGATCACTACAGAACAAATAGCAAAGGTTACGATTACAATTTCTTTCTGAAACAAATGCAGGTGTTCTGCACATGCATTCAGAAATTAGTACGATTAATAGAAGAAGATAGAGACATGACGTGTCCCTTCCATCTGGTGAGTGACACGTGATCCCGAGAGCTAAGGATTCGAATgtgatttttttttacttttcctgagtcaattaattaattcatagaattaaaaaaaacaatcagtctgttcgtttgttgatttcagccagggcgtacaatatttttctctcacaacaaaccagcaccagccgggcttatcagcccaaaaaccaaTCAACAAACAGGTTGAATAAAGTGAAGGGTTGAAACACATGTGCTTAGGTGTTTATGCGTCCAGCACGACCCTTATATATAATAAATCTTCAGCCACAAGTCATTACACGTTTTTCAGGCCCCGTTCGCTTTTTttataattcgtctttttcagcttatttttttagctggatcagtgtttttctctcacaacaaatcaactgaAACAGTATTTCGAttcgttttttcagcgaaacgaacggagcCTAACAGTAAAAAAAAAGATAGAAGGGCCACATGCATGGCACATAATCGGACGAGCGGGTGCCCGACGCTAGCATTTCACCGCAGTGCTGCCAATCATGTTGTCCTCCCATCTAGCCAATTACTTGTCGTATGTGTTGTTTTTATCGTAAATATATAATACATAACATGTATGCCGTATCTAATTTTTAACAACTTCGGTGTCGCGTCAAAGCCGGTTCTTGTTCTTCTCCCGTCTCTATaaactatcagcctgttcgggttggtttctgagctgataaaattagttggtgctggtttattatgagagaaaaatattgtaccatggctaataagccctgactgaaaccaataagcgaagATGCTATATATGTTATGTATAATATAATAACTATGCCATATtcgcttgactgataagccatagctgaaagtgctgttggctgatttattgtgagagaaaaatattgtttattggttaaaaaagtacggtttataagccaagcgaacaggacataTCACTCTCATTTCATGATGCATATGAACAAGATGTGCTAAAAATAAATCCAAGAAATTTTCTCAAAAATCAAAAGCACCTAACCATTGATCTGGTATCCTAAATCAATTACCGCTGTCGTTATTAAAAAAGTAAATAACAtctaaatctgaatttaaattaCACAATTCACCATTATGATAGAAAAAGTAAAGTAAACCCTTAGATCTGTATATGAATTAACTATATTTGCTATTTTAATAATCTATGGAACCCGAATATACATTACCTACCTCTATCATTATTAAAATTAAACTAAAatatttactcaaaaattttgaATGAAGGGAGTATATCACAAAACAATGAGAATAACTCAGAGCACACCATAAAACATTTCATGAGTAATATGCAAACAATCCAAAACATAACATGGAACATTTCATGGTACGATTAATATGTGAACAATCAAAAAATATTGTAGGACATCTCATGGATaataaaggaaaagaaaagaaaaaataaatatgaACAAATCCCGTATTataggaaaaggaaaagaaaaaaataaaacagtgaTGACGCCATGAAGAATATAAGATGAAAAAAATAGAAGGTGGTGCAAtgggagaaaagaaaaagaaaaagagtccGACGGGCCTAAACTTGTGCATCATGGTATATTCCTTCATTCATTATGGACGTACCATGCAGTGAAATGGCTAACTGGAAGAGAAAGCTTCTATAGGCCGAACATGCAGCCAATTAACTAGTTGGGTGGTGGGCCTTGTCATATACTCCCTTTGTCAAGTCGTTCTCTTTTCCCGAAAAATCAatattttttaactttgaccaactatatataaaaaaatataaatatttataatatataattagtataattagatagatcgttaaatatattttcataataaacttatttagagatataaatgttgcacgtattttctacaaacctaattaaagttaagaaagtttgacctgcacgtaTTCCATAATGACCTTCTttctaggacggagggagtacaaagaTTGACGTCATGGACCATGGCCAATTTCTGGGCAGAAAAAATCTATTTGACCCCTCTTAACTTTTTTTCCGAAGGCAAGTGGGACTCATATTAAATTTTGCTATAGTAAATCCTCAAATTACACATGAAAGAAATCTAAAACAAAAAATATAATATTCTATTCAAACTTTTTCATCTTCTTCCCTAATGGAATCCATCGAACGTGGGAGCTAAGGTGCAGTCCATATGCCGAATCCAACGACCAACTCTAAAACATTGGACACGTCGCAAGATCCAACGCTTCGGAACCAGTCCAAAAGCATCTGAATCGTTGAAAGAATATCGACAATTGCATCGTCGGGTACGACATAGGCTGCAGATACATCACCTTGAGACCTTGAAATCCTCTCCGCGACCATCGACGATGAGATCGATTACCGCGACGATAAGATCAATGACCCGAAGTCGCTGTCCTCGTAGGGGGCACCCAGAAGCATCCCCTTGCAGATAAAGGCCATAAATTGGCCGCCTACCAATGAAATCAACGCCTGCAACGACGATCTTGTCGTGGCAATCATCGAAGTCATTGTAGGAAACATGATCCCGACAAAAAATCATCTGATTTCGTTGGAAGATTAATTTGGACTGAACCCTAAACAAACTGGAACTAAAAACTGCGAAAAACAGATGGACCCCCTCTTCTTCTTACCTCCGACAGGCGCACCGGAGAGGAAGAAAGAGAGGTGAAAGGTCCTAGCATGGCTAgaagagggtgaatagcctatataaaaatctacaaaccaactagagcaatttgattagtatgacaaataccgaaaacaaacttgctctagctctacaagggttgcaagccatctatccaataattctagttactatgatcactagacacacaatttactaagtcactactcactaagagctctcacacttgttacactaaagagctccactagatgaacttaagctagaaagcaagctctcaattctagctatactaaatagcttactacaactagtttgcgggtatATAAATGaataagtaaggtgattataccgtcgcgtAGAGGAgcgaaccaatcacaagatgaatactaactcaatcaccgagacaataccaaagggcaagagacaaccaattttcttccgaggttcacgtgcttgccaacacgctacgttcccgttgtgtcgaccaacacttggtggatcggcggctaagaggtgttgcacgaacctcgtccacataattggacaccgcaagaacctacccataagtgaggtaacctaatgacatgagcaatccactagagttatctttcggtgCTTCGCTGGGGAAGACACAataccccttacaatcaccgggagGTGGCCACGAACACTCTCCAacttgtgccaatcctcctccgctgctccaagccatctaggtggtgacaaccaccaagagcaacaagcgaatccgacagcgaaacacgaacaccaagtgcctataaatgcaatcactcaagcaatgcacttagattctctcgcaatctcacaaagatgatgaatcgataatagagatgagtgggagggctttggctaagctcacaaggttgctatgtcaatgcaaatggccaagagagtgagcttgagtcggccatggagcttaaatagagagcccccatgaatagagccgttggctctttGTTCATTGAGAaatcaggacgaccggacgcgccgatcgaattgaccggacgcaggaccccagtgtccggtcctcagatttttgccatgtgtcccctgcttcaaatgctgatcatccgatctcaacggtcatcagtacacttaagttgtgaccggacgtacTAAagtgtaggaccggacgcacagttgcctagcgtctagtcacttccagtaaggttctagtcgcgatcggacgcgtccggtcatgcccgaccgaactcgcccagcgtccgatcactctccctcttctctgtgcgctgccacaatagcatgaccagacgctgaacagtgtttagccagagtccggtcgcctGCGTCCAGTCTCAGGCTGAGAGTACCATCTTATTttataattgatcggacgctgctcccTAGAGTCTGGTCagcacgtgaccagcgtccggtcaccgtTTGACAGTGAAAAACACCTCCTTCGATTCaccaacttcaccacccttgctcaaatgtaccaaccactaagtgtaccaccttgtgcacgtgtgttagtaaattttcacaaatattttcaagggtgttagctttccactagatcctaaatgcatatacaatgagttagagcatctagtggcactttgataaccacatttcgatatgagtttcacccctcttaatagtatggctatcgatcctaaatgtgatcacactctctaagttcttgatcactaaaccaaaaagctcctatcaatttcacctttgccttgagttttttatttttctttcttcttttacaagtgagcaagtccaagcatttgatcatcaccatgccatcaccatcatcatgtcatgatcttcatatgcttaatcacttggagtagtgctacctatctcataatcacttggataaactaggttagcacttagagtttcatcaattcaccaaaaccaaactagagctttcaagaggGGCCCTAGATGGAGGCGTGGCGATGGCGAGGCCCTAGGAGCAAGGGCGGCGTCATTTTTCGGTATACCCTAGGCGGTGGCTCCTCTTTTAACTTTCACTGTAATCCGATTTACCTTTCACCACCTCTCAGTTTTTAAACCATCCAAGTTTACTTTACGGGTAGTTTTGGAAGTTGTTTCGGTTGATGTGGTATCCTACATGGTGTTATGCCAGCTAAAATGTATAAAGACTATGTTGATAGTCCATGATCAATTAGACTT
Coding sequences within:
- the LOC136452953 gene encoding receptor-like protein kinase HSL1, with the translated sequence MAPPCRAYPPCARSYFLLLLLALLPSYLVRRAAAQSQPADDTQLLLQIKSAWGDPPALAGWNTSSPRAPCDWPFVGCDGTAGRVTNLTIASAGVAGPFPADAVGGLSALTHLDVSNNSISGAFPTALYRCASLQYLDLSHNNLTGELPADIGSLGKSLTTLLLYSNGFNGSIPAGLGALTRLQTLWLAYNPFLPGVLPASFKNLTNLVSLWAQQCNLIGDFPSSVLEMKELKLLSLSNNMLTGSIPAGVWSLKNLQQLFLYVNNLTGDVVVNDLAATNLSFIDLSENYKLTGAIPEVFGTLKNLTDLYLFSNNFSGEIPASIGQLPSLSIFKLANNRFTGTLPPDLGKYSGLTIVEVDYNELTGAIPEGLCAGGQFRYLTAMSNQLNSSIPAGLANCTALKTLALDNNQLSGDVPEALWTAPKLNFVTLRSNQLSGSLPVTMPSNLTTLAMENNKFRGSIPATAVALKKFTAENNQFSGPIPASIGDGMPQLLTLDLSGNKLSGDIPRSVTKLSQLTQMNMSRNQLTGEIPAELGAMPVLSVLDLSSNELSGAIPPALGKLQLTSLNLSSNQLSGQVPAALAIAAYDSSFLDNPGLCTAVAGPGYLAGVRSCAAGSQDGGSSGGVSHALRTGLLVAGAALLLIAAAFAFFVVRDIRKRRRVAERGDWKMTPFVVDLGFGEESILRGLTEGNIIGRGGSGRVYRVIYTNRLNGSAGAVAVKQIRTAGKLDGKLEREFESEAIILGNLRHNNIVRLLCCLSGAESKLLVYDYMENGSLDKWLHGDALDAGGHPMARARSARRAPLDWLTRLKVAVGAAQGLCYMHHECVPPIVHRDVKTSNILLDSEFRAKVADFGLARMLVQAGAPETMSAVAGSFGYMAPECAYTKKVNEKVDVYSFGVVLLELTTGKEPNDGGEHGSLAGWARHHYLSGGSIPDATDKSIRYAGYSDEIEVVFRLGVLCTGEMPSSRPTMDDVLQILLKCSEQTHEKSKTERVPEYEEDPLLLPQRGSRRKQLSNGTGIDIESKSDFDSIV